In one Brienomyrus brachyistius isolate T26 chromosome 7, BBRACH_0.4, whole genome shotgun sequence genomic region, the following are encoded:
- the LOC125746402 gene encoding prostaglandin G/H synthase 1-like: MRVPSPASICAVFLLVRGFFCQGQDTKSTNPCCHFPCQNWGVCVRFGIDRYECDCTRTGYYGENCTIPEFWSRVQQLLKPSPDVLHYILTHFKWLWDMINQTFLRNMLIRLVLQVRSSLIPSPPTYNSKYDYLNWESYSNATYYTRILPPVPEDCPTPMGVKGKAALPDPEVLVEKFLLRKKFRPDPQGTNLMFAFFAQHFTHQFFKTHNRVGLGFTKALGHGVDAGHIYGDNLARQLRLRLHKDGKLKYQMIHGEMYLPTVAQAPAKMSYPENVPAKQRLAIGQEVFGLLPGLTMYATLWLREHNRICDILKAEHPTWGDEQLFQTARLIIIGETIKIVIEEYVQHLSGYLLKLKFDPTLIFGTPFQYGNRVSIEFSQLYHWHPLMPDSFHINGDEIPYQQFLFNTSIITYYGLEKLVEAFSKQRAGQIGGGHNIHQVTAKVAVSTIKESRHLRFQSFNQYRKRFKLKPYTSFEEFTGEKIMSRELEELYGDIDALEFYPALLLEKTRPGTIFGQSMVEMGSPFSLKGLLGNPICSPEYWKPSTFGGQTGFDIVKSASLEKLVCLNTKKCPYVAFHVPSANDDQQQNEPKQQTEWVTMTTLDDKLLGEKLQYYYSSSEDEDSDKEDEAAEDKNIRNPEVLEAEYTQDGSAINTGPKGVINDWRKYKQLETEQRQEQKKEMELLIQKLSMTCRSHLDDEREKEKQRELQEKINGKMTLQEYSQLREDVDDEDFLAQYRKQRMDEMRRQLCSGKRFGRVTELSCGEEFLDAVDKEGKATPVMIHIYEADVPGCEAMDGSMLCLAQEYPLVKFCRTRSSVVGASALFTGNALPALLVYRGGELIGNFVRITDQLGDDFFAVDVEALLQEYGLLPDKAAMTPTAIRDAAVAQHSQSDEDDSDLDID, encoded by the exons ATGAGAG TTCCCAGTCCTGCATCGATATGTGCTGTTTTTCTTCTGGTGCGAGGATTTTTTTGCCAAGGACAAGATACTAAATCAA CCAATCCCTGTTGTCATTTCCCTTGCCAGaactggggtgtgtgtgtgaggtttgGCATAGACAGATACGAATGTGACTGTACTCGCACTGGTTACTATGGAGAAAATTGCACTATTC CAGAGTTCTGGTCCAGAGTTCAGCAGCTGCTGAAACCCAGCCCTGATGTACTGCACTACATCCTCACCCATTTCAAGTGGCTGTGGGACATGATCAACCAGACATTCCTCCGTAACATGCTGATACGCTTGGTCCTCCAAG TAAGGTCCAGTTTGATccccagccccccaacctacaACTCTAAGTATGATTACTTGAACTGGGAGTCATATTCCAATGCCACTTACTACACTAGAATCCTGCCTCCAGTGCCTGAGGATTGTCCAACACCcatgggggtcaaag GAAAAGCAGCACTTCCAGATCCTGAGGTTCTGGTGGAGAAGTTTCTACTGAGGAAGAAGTTCAGACCAGATCCACAGGGAACCAACCTGATGTTTGCTTTCTTTGCCCAGCACTTCACCCATCAGTTTTTCAAGACCCACAACCGTGTGGGACTGGGCTTCACCAAGGCCCTGGGACATGGA GTGGACGCCGGGCATATTTATGGTGATAATCTGGCTCGCCAGCTCAGACTCCGTCTTCACAAAGATGGGAAACTGAAATACCAG ATGATTCATGGTGAGATGTACCTTCCGACGGTGGCTCAGGCCCCCGCGAAGATGAGCTACCCAGAGAACGTCCCCGCCAAGCAGAGGCTGGCCATTGGCCAGGAGGTGTTCGGCCTTCTCCCAGGACTGACCATGTACGCCACGCTCTGGCTGCGAGAGCACAACCGCATCTGCGACATCCTGAAGGCCGAGCACCCCACCTGGGGTGATGAGCAGCTCTTCCAGACCGCACGTCTTATCATCATCG GTGAGACCATCAAGATCGTGATTGAGGAATATGTCCAGCACCTCAGTGGCTACCTGCTAAAGCTGAAGTTTGACCCGACCCTAATTTTCGGTACCCCGTTCCAGTACGGGAATCGCGTCTCCATAGAGTTCTCTCAGCTGTACCATTGGCACCCATTAATGCCGGATAGTTTCCATATCAACGGAGATGAAATTCCTTACCAGCAGTTCCTCTTCAACACCTCCATTATCACATACTACGGTCTGGAGAAGCTGGTGGAGGCATTTTCGAAGCAGCGTGCTGGCCAG ATAGGTGGTGGTCACAATATCCATCAGGTGACGGCCAAGGTGGCTGTGAGCACCATTAAAGAGTCCAGACACTTACGTTTCCAGTCCTTCAACCAGTATAGGAAGAGGTTCAAGCTGAAGCCATACACATCTTTCGAGGAGTTTACTG GTGAGAAGATTATGTCTCGGGAGCTGGAGGAACTCTATGGCGACATCGACGCCCTGGAGTTCTACCCTGCTCTGCTGCTGGAGAAGACGCGACCTGGGACAATATTTGGCCAGAGCATGGTGGAGATGGGGTCTCCGTTCTCCTTGAAGGGGCTCTTGGGAAACCCCATATGCTCCCCGGAATACTGGAAGCCCAGCACCTTTGGCGGGCAGACGGGATTTGACATTGTGAAATCTGCCAGTCTGGAGAAGTTGGTCTGTCTCAACACCAAGAAGTGTCCTTATGTAGCGTTCCACGTTCCATCAGCTAATGACGACCAGCAGCAAAATGAACCGAAGCAGCAGACTGA GTGGGTTACCATGACGACACTGGATGACAAACTGTTGGGGGAGAAGCTGCAGTATTATTACAGCagcagtgaggacgaggacagcGACAAAGAGGATGAGGCTGCGGAGGACAAGAACATCCGTAACCCAGAAGTGCTGGAGGCAGAGTATACGCAGGATGGCAGCGCTATCAACACAG GGCCCAAAGGCGTCATCAATGACTGGAGGAAGTACAAGCAGCTGGAGACGGAGCAACGGCAGGAGCAGAAGAAGGAGATggagctgcttattcagaagCTGTCCATGACGTGCCGCTCACACCTGGATGACGAGCGTGAGAAGGAGAAGCAGAGGGAGCTCCAGGAGAAGATCAATGGCAAG aTGACCCTGCAGGAGTACAGCCAGCTCCGGGAGGACGTGGACGATGAAGACTTCCTGGCTCAGTACCGCAAACAGCGTATGGACGAGATGAGGCGTCAGCTGTGCAGTGGGAAACGCTTCGGCCGCGTGACCGAGCTCAGCTGCGGGGAGGAGTTCCTGGATGCCGTGGACAAGGAGGGAAAGGCCACTCCGGTGATGATCCACATCTACGAGGCAGACGTGCCCGGATGCGAAGCCATGGATGGCAGCATGCTCTGCCTGGCACAGGAGTACCCGCTCGTCAAGTTCTGCCGCACGCGCAGCTCCGTCGTGGGCGCCAGCGCGCTTTTCACGGGGAACGCCCTCCCCGCCTTGCTGGTGTACCGGGGAGGCGAGCTCATCGGGAACTTCGTCCGCATCACGGACCAGCTGGGCGATGACTTCTTTGCCGTGGATGTGGAGGCCCTGCTGCAGGAGTACGGGCTGCTGCCTGACAAGGCGGCCATGACCCCCACAGCCATCCGCGACGCTGCCGTCGCTCAGCACTCCCAGAGTGACGAGGATGACAGTGACCTGGATATCGACtaa
- the LOC125746842 gene encoding uncharacterized protein LOC125746842 isoform X1 translates to MPSSPLHHFSIRHSEHGRYTAPVHAVTTPISHMPSSSMSQVSATPLSEEHQDHSFNPRFRLGRTGTGPIPCSAAQLHILTLLEHIKEQQMQLAAIVNNLAARMATDTVVAEMPPNISLPLATMSEVEELEEWLKDSRNSHAKQNMISALGATGGQNAKRVTWNILSRLFSDAVAKKINWKGVNGKKCFKEMHTRSLLIRAVRKNQSSSGVADSEVDSYTIRWFNLASDRGGGRKERARAKEASTEVKFLWKKHYGSVCFFSFDFCTWFNFKNVTWVVLVILRLRLDSCSQHSTVSMWNHILSNRC, encoded by the exons ATGCCTTCCAGTCCTCTTCACCACTTCTCCATTAGACATTCTGAACACGGCCGTTACACAG CTCCAGTGCATGCAGTTACCACCCCCATCTCTCACATGCCCTCAAGCTCTATGAGCCAGGTCTCTGCTACACCTCTTTCTGAAGAACATCAAGACCATTCATTTAACCCCAGGTTTAGACTGGGGAGGACAGGCACTGGACCTATTCCTTGCTCTG CCGCTCAACTGCACATCCTAACATTGTTGGAACATATCAAGGAACAGCAGATGCAGCTTGCTGCTATCGTTAATAATCTTGCTGCACGTATGGCGACAGACACTGTTGTTGCTGAAATGCCTCCCAATATCAGTTTGCCACTGGCCACCATGTCTGAAGTTGAGGAGTTGGAGGAGTGGCTTAAAGATTCAAGAAACTCGCATGCTAAGCAAAACATG ATTTCTGCTCTGGGTGCTACAGGAGGACAAAACGCTAAACGAGTCACATGGAACATACTTTCAAGGCTTTTCTCAGATGCAgtagccaaaaaaataaactggaaaGGAGTTAATGGGAAAAAGTGCTTTAAAGAAATGCATACAAGAAGTTTGTTGATCA GAGCTGTAAGGAAGAACCAGTCTTCCTCCGGTGTAGCAGATAGTGAGGTCGATTCTTACACCATCCGTTGGTTTAACCTGGCGTCTGACCGTGGAGGTGGCCGGAAAGAACGTGCAAGAGCCAAAGAGGCATCAACTGAGGTGAAATTTCTATGGAAGAAGCATTAtggcagtgtgtgtttttttagctTTGATTTTTGCACTTggttcaattttaaaaatgtaacttgGGTTGTCTTGGTTATTCTGAGACTTAGACTTGACTCGTGTTCACAACATAGTACAGTTAGTATGTGGAATCATATTCTGAGCAATAGGTGCTGA
- the LOC125746842 gene encoding uncharacterized protein LOC125746842 isoform X2, whose amino-acid sequence MPSSPLHHFSIRHSEHGRYTAPVHAVTTPISHMPSSSMSQVSATPLSEEHQDHSFNPRFRLGRTGTGPIPCSAAQLHILTLLEHIKEQQMQLAAIVNNLAARMATDTVVAEMPPNISLPLATMSEVEELEEWLKDSRNSHAKQNMISALGATGGQNAKRVTWNILSRLFSDAVAKKINWKGVNGKKCFKEMHTRSLLIRAVRKNQSSSGVADSEVDSYTIRWFNLASDRGGGRKERARAKEASTEMPLED is encoded by the exons ATGCCTTCCAGTCCTCTTCACCACTTCTCCATTAGACATTCTGAACACGGCCGTTACACAG CTCCAGTGCATGCAGTTACCACCCCCATCTCTCACATGCCCTCAAGCTCTATGAGCCAGGTCTCTGCTACACCTCTTTCTGAAGAACATCAAGACCATTCATTTAACCCCAGGTTTAGACTGGGGAGGACAGGCACTGGACCTATTCCTTGCTCTG CCGCTCAACTGCACATCCTAACATTGTTGGAACATATCAAGGAACAGCAGATGCAGCTTGCTGCTATCGTTAATAATCTTGCTGCACGTATGGCGACAGACACTGTTGTTGCTGAAATGCCTCCCAATATCAGTTTGCCACTGGCCACCATGTCTGAAGTTGAGGAGTTGGAGGAGTGGCTTAAAGATTCAAGAAACTCGCATGCTAAGCAAAACATG ATTTCTGCTCTGGGTGCTACAGGAGGACAAAACGCTAAACGAGTCACATGGAACATACTTTCAAGGCTTTTCTCAGATGCAgtagccaaaaaaataaactggaaaGGAGTTAATGGGAAAAAGTGCTTTAAAGAAATGCATACAAGAAGTTTGTTGATCA GAGCTGTAAGGAAGAACCAGTCTTCCTCCGGTGTAGCAGATAGTGAGGTCGATTCTTACACCATCCGTTGGTTTAACCTGGCGTCTGACCGTGGAGGTGGCCGGAAAGAACGTGCAAGAGCCAAAGAGGCATCAACTGAG